GGCAACTTGGTGCCCGGTGGTGCTGCTGGGTGTGATAGGCCAAGTGTTGGCGTGCTTCGGTAAACATCACACCGTTGACTTGGCTGTCGGCACCAGGGCCGATCAAGTCGACAGTTTGATTGACTTTTGAAAGCATCGAACCCATCGCCGCGATCGTCCACTGCAAAGTGCAGTCCCGGTCGATCACCGCTTTCTGCTGTGCGAAGTGATACGCTTTGTGTCCCCATTCCTGCAGGCTGACAAACCGCAGGTGCGAACCGGGCTTTTGGATCAGTTCGATCGAGCCGAGGTGCAGTCCGCCCGCATTTGGATCCAAGCTGTTGGACTCGTGCAACACGGTCGCTTCGGCGCCTTCTTCGAGCACAATCAGTGTGTGCGTCGTGTCGGTTCCGCCGTCGCTCATAATTGAGCCGATGTGCAGCGGCTGGCTGATCGTGACGCCACGGGGGACGTACAAGAACTGTCCACCGGCCATGAATGCCGCGTGCAGAGCAGCAAATTTGTCATGGTCGGGATCAAAAGCGGTAAACAGGTGTGGGCGGACAAGGTCCGCGTGCGTACCGGCCAGCTCGCTAAGCGGTCCAAAGACCACGCCTTTGGAAGCCAGTTCGTCGCTGAGCGAGTGTTGCACCACAGCGCTATCGACGGTTTCGATTCGGCCGCCGAGCTGGACGCCTTCGACCAACTGGTGTGGACTGGATTCAAGTTCGGCAGGTGTATCGCCGAGACTTGGCAGTCCATACTTACCGAGCTGGAAAGTACGAATGTCGGTACGGATCCATTCTTCGTGCCGGCGGTGCGGCCAATCCATTTTTGAAGCGTGTTCGAACGCTTCGCGACGCAGTGCGACTAACCAGTCCGGCTCGGCGACTTGTTCTAGCAAAGCCTCGAAACCGGCTTCATCGAAAGCGTGAACGGTGGAAGATGACATTGAATGTTATTGGAGATAATTGAAGTACAGCTTGGGTCGCGCCGGTGTTGGGGTCGGCGTCAATCAATCACGGATCGGGCGCGTTGTACACAGCCCGATGAAAGCTTGGCGGCGGCGAACTTCAGCACGGTGCTAAGGTCAGCACGATGCTTAAGCGATACTGTGTTTAAACAACACGATGCCTAAATAACACGTGCTTCGCCGCCGAAGGCGTCGGCATTCGGACTAGCCGACGCTGCCTTCCATTTGCAGTTGAATCAAGCGATTCATTTCGATGGCGTATTCCATCGGCAGTTCTTTCACGAGTGGCTCGATAAAGCCATTGACGATCATCGTGCTGGCTTCTTGTTCGGTCAGGCCGCGTGACAGCAGGTAGAACATCTGCTCTTCACCGATTCGCGAAACGCTCGCTTCGTGTCCGATCTGGACATCCTGTTCGCTGATTTCGATGTACGGGTAAGTGTCGCTGCGGCTTTCCGGATCCAAGATCAGTGCGTCGCAAACGACGTTGTTCTTGCTGTTGTGGGCACCCGGTTGAACGGCTACCAGGCCACGATAGCTGCTTCGTCCGCCATTCTTACTGATGCTTTTGCTGATGATCTGGCCCGTGGTGTTGGGCGCTTCGTGGACCAGCTTGGCACCGGCGTCCTGGTGCTGACCTGCACTTGCAAACGCGATCGAAAGGATCTCGCCGCGAGCGCCGGGTTCTTTCATGTGCACGGCGGGATACTTCATCGTCAACTTGCTGCCCAAGTTGCCGTCGACCCATTCCATCGTCGCGTCACCGTACGCCCACGCACGTTTCGTGACCAGGTTGTAGATGTTGTTGGCCCAGTTCTGGATCGTTGTGTAACGGCAGCGGGCGTTCCGTTTGGCAACGACTTCGACAACCGCGCTGTGCAAGCTTTCGGTGCTGTACATCGGCGCGGTGCAGCCTTCGACGTAGTGCACGTTGGCACCTTCGTCGACCAGGATCAAGGTTCGTTCGAACTGTCCCATGCTTTCGGCGTTGATGCGGAAGTACGCTTGCAATGGGAAATCAATCGTCACGCCTTTGGGGACGTAAATGAATGAACCGCCGGACCAGACCGCACTGTTGAGCGCGGCGAACTTGTTGTCCTCCGGCGGAATGACTTTGCCGAAGTACTCACGCAGCAGTTCGGGATGTTCGCGAACGGCGGTGTCAGTGTCGGTGAAGATAACGCCTTTCTTGGCAAGGTCTTCTTCCAGCGACCCGTAGACAACTTCACTTTCGAACTGTGCCTTCACACCGGCCAAGAACTTTTTCTCGGCTTCGGGAATGCCCAGCTTGTCGAACGTGTCTTTGATTTCTTGTGGGACATCATCCCAAGTGCGACCCTGTTGTTCGGTCGGCTTGAGGTAGTAAAAGATGTCCTGGAAATCGATGTCGATGCTTCCGCCCCATTTGGGCATTGGCTTTGATTCGAAGATATCCAGCGAGCGTAAGCGGAACTCACGCATCCAATCGGGTTCGTCCTTGATGTCCGAAATCTGGTTAACAACCTCGCGGTTCAAACCCTTTTTCGCTTTGAACACACCTTTGGTTTCGGTGCGGAAGTTGTACTTATTGATTTCGCCGATTTCGGGCTTACTTGGTGCGTCGGTGCTCATCGTTCTATTGGATCTCCACGACCTGGAGTGAAGTGTATTGTTGGGCAATCAAACACGGCAAAGTGACCGCGTCTGAAGAGTTAGACGATCGCTTCTTCGGCGAGCATCTCTTGGTTGCGTGCTTCGGCTTCTGGATAAGCCTTGCGAATTCGGTCGTATCCTTGGCGGTGAAGTTCTTCGGCAAGTTCTTTGCCGCCGGTTTCGACAAGTCGTCCGCCCAGCATCACGTGCGTGAATTCTGGTGGGTTGTGCTCAAGCAATTTGTCGTGGTGCGTGATGATCAGCAGACCCATTTTCTGGTGACCGATATCAGCGATCGACTCACTGGCCAAACGAACCGCGTCGGCATCAAGGCCGGAGTCGGTTTCGTCCAGCACGGCAAACTTGGGTTGCAGCATCGCCAATTGAAGGATCTCGGCACGCTTCATTTCGCCACCGGAGAATCCGTCGTTGACATAGCGACGAGCGAACTCGACATCCATGCGGAGGTGCTCCATCTTGTCCTTCAGTTCCTTGCGGAACTCTCGCATCGGAATCAGTTCTTCGCCTTCCTTACGATCGGGACGTCGCACATTGGTGGTCGCGTGACGCAAGAAGTCGGCCATCTTGACGCCGGGGATCGCCATCGGACGTTGAAATGCCATGAAGATCCCCGCACGAGCACGCTCGTCGGGTTCCATCTCCAAAACGTCTGCACCGTCAAGCGTGATCGATCCGCTGGTGACTTCGTATCCTGGGTGTCCCATGATCGCCAAGCCCAGCGTGCTTTTGCCGCTACCGTTGGGGCCCATCAATGCGTGGGTTTCGCCATGGTTGATGGTCAGGTTGACGCCTCGCAGGATCGGCTTGTCACCGACGGAAACGTGAAGGTCTTCGATTTTCAAGACGTGAGTCATATTCGCTTGACTTCTAATTATTGGCTGCGGTTTGTGACTAAAAACTTTGTATTACTAAACTGATCTTGGTTCGTTCTGGCAGGGCGACGAAAAGCCGTTAGCCCCGCGAAGCATCTGCTAACCCCGCGAAGCATTTGCCGATTCGCCGTTTAGCGAGTTACTCGGGTGCCGTTGGTGCTCTGTCGAGTCGGCCAAGGCAAACTGGCAACAGGCGTCACCATCTTTGCGGCATTGGCTTAAATGCACCGGTTTGCCTAGCGCTTCGGACAGCAGCAGTTCTTCCAGTCGGCACATCGAATGGTCGTGCTCACCATTGGCGAGTGTCGGGAAGGGACACGAACTAATGTCCAAAACCGGCAATTCACCTTCGGAAACAACGTCACTGCGGACTCGACGTTCGGACAACAGCTTGCTCAAAAGCCGCATCCGATCTTCGAGTGGTGCAGATCCATCCAATC
The Stieleria sp. JC731 genome window above contains:
- the sufC gene encoding Fe-S cluster assembly ATPase SufC; the protein is MTHVLKIEDLHVSVGDKPILRGVNLTINHGETHALMGPNGSGKSTLGLAIMGHPGYEVTSGSITLDGADVLEMEPDERARAGIFMAFQRPMAIPGVKMADFLRHATTNVRRPDRKEGEELIPMREFRKELKDKMEHLRMDVEFARRYVNDGFSGGEMKRAEILQLAMLQPKFAVLDETDSGLDADAVRLASESIADIGHQKMGLLIITHHDKLLEHNPPEFTHVMLGGRLVETGGKELAEELHRQGYDRIRKAYPEAEARNQEMLAEEAIV
- the sufB gene encoding Fe-S cluster assembly protein SufB; the protein is MSTDAPSKPEIGEINKYNFRTETKGVFKAKKGLNREVVNQISDIKDEPDWMREFRLRSLDIFESKPMPKWGGSIDIDFQDIFYYLKPTEQQGRTWDDVPQEIKDTFDKLGIPEAEKKFLAGVKAQFESEVVYGSLEEDLAKKGVIFTDTDTAVREHPELLREYFGKVIPPEDNKFAALNSAVWSGGSFIYVPKGVTIDFPLQAYFRINAESMGQFERTLILVDEGANVHYVEGCTAPMYSTESLHSAVVEVVAKRNARCRYTTIQNWANNIYNLVTKRAWAYGDATMEWVDGNLGSKLTMKYPAVHMKEPGARGEILSIAFASAGQHQDAGAKLVHEAPNTTGQIISKSISKNGGRSSYRGLVAVQPGAHNSKNNVVCDALILDPESRSDTYPYIEISEQDVQIGHEASVSRIGEEQMFYLLSRGLTEQEASTMIVNGFIEPLVKELPMEYAIEMNRLIQLQMEGSVG
- the sufD gene encoding Fe-S cluster assembly protein SufD; this encodes MSSSTVHAFDEAGFEALLEQVAEPDWLVALRREAFEHASKMDWPHRRHEEWIRTDIRTFQLGKYGLPSLGDTPAELESSPHQLVEGVQLGGRIETVDSAVVQHSLSDELASKGVVFGPLSELAGTHADLVRPHLFTAFDPDHDKFAALHAAFMAGGQFLYVPRGVTISQPLHIGSIMSDGGTDTTHTLIVLEEGAEATVLHESNSLDPNAGGLHLGSIELIQKPGSHLRFVSLQEWGHKAYHFAQQKAVIDRDCTLQWTIAAMGSMLSKVNQTVDLIGPGADSQVNGVMFTEARQHLAYHTQQHHRAPSCHSDFLYKAAQQDNSRTVWRGMIKVDPKAQKTDGYQRNDNLVLSASARADSIPGLEIEADDVRCTHGSTTSKVDEEQIFYARCRGFTQKEATRMIVTGFFQQIFDRITIESVREALGAAIARQVREYE